The proteins below are encoded in one region of Nocardia sp. XZ_19_385:
- a CDS encoding fatty acyl-AMP ligase: MQSHDRTLPHRNTLLHSSTRPPTRRSPSADGPLREVHSMKVDSIISSLLRCAQDTPSKTMFVFVGDDGQDRESVTAGDLVNSADRIAHALRELGVRPGDRIVLVYPPSLEFIRAFTGCLAAGAVPVPVCPPDPMRPATMNALQNIIDDCSPALGLTDKLYHQYLSADRQRRWERTDLELDSGTGPDDWHFPAHPDVVALLQYTSGSTGAPRGVMISHGNLVTETRSNADALGAEQGIRAVGWVPHFHDLGLISFIVSTLVGTCTDPTYLMSPLTFLRRPATWFDVMDRVRATHTAAPDFGYALAVRKTTPHQRTGWDLSSLRIAMSAGEPVQVATITDFVDSFSVSAFRPEAFYPAYGLAESTVSVSMGGGTQLQLDTDQLQLGHAVPAPAGKGLTYIGSGRITKPGARVRIVDPRTRIPCSDSDIGEIWVDSPTNALGYYNRPDETRDSFQATTDDPADGRRYLRTGDLGFFRDGQLYVTARYKDLIIIRGHNIYPQDIENTAAAAHPDVRTGGVAAFGVPSQGDEEGLALFLEVSTEMPRAGAAEDVVTAVMSAIQRAHGILCHAAVIGGKGLVHKTTSGKVRRSACRQTYLDHALPPNSVEVTTREFVPGPKNIWKSALS; this comes from the coding sequence ATGCAATCTCACGACCGGACGCTGCCGCACCGAAACACGCTCTTACACAGTAGTACTCGACCACCGACCCGCCGAAGTCCGAGTGCGGACGGCCCGCTGAGAGAGGTCCACTCAATGAAAGTCGACTCGATCATTTCCAGTCTTTTGCGCTGCGCACAGGACACACCGTCGAAGACCATGTTTGTTTTCGTCGGGGATGACGGCCAGGACCGAGAAAGCGTCACGGCAGGCGATCTCGTCAACTCTGCGGACCGGATCGCGCACGCACTCCGCGAGTTGGGTGTGCGACCAGGCGATCGAATAGTCCTGGTGTATCCGCCGTCGCTGGAGTTCATCCGCGCTTTCACCGGTTGTCTCGCCGCCGGTGCGGTTCCGGTGCCCGTGTGCCCACCCGATCCCATGCGACCCGCCACGATGAACGCGCTCCAGAACATCATCGACGACTGCTCCCCCGCACTCGGATTGACCGATAAGCTCTACCACCAGTACCTGTCCGCGGATAGGCAACGCCGATGGGAACGGACCGACCTCGAGCTGGATTCCGGTACCGGCCCGGACGACTGGCATTTTCCAGCGCACCCAGACGTCGTGGCGCTACTCCAATACACCTCGGGTTCGACGGGCGCTCCACGCGGGGTCATGATCAGCCACGGCAATCTTGTCACCGAAACCCGTAGCAACGCTGACGCCCTGGGCGCCGAGCAGGGAATTAGAGCGGTCGGCTGGGTGCCCCACTTTCATGATCTCGGACTGATCAGCTTCATCGTCAGCACACTGGTGGGAACGTGTACCGATCCCACCTATCTGATGTCTCCATTGACGTTTCTGCGCCGACCGGCGACGTGGTTCGACGTGATGGACCGGGTCCGCGCCACCCACACGGCCGCGCCCGATTTCGGATATGCGCTCGCAGTACGCAAGACAACACCCCACCAACGAACGGGATGGGATCTCAGTTCGTTGCGGATTGCCATGTCGGCAGGAGAACCCGTCCAGGTCGCGACGATCACGGACTTCGTAGATTCCTTTTCCGTCAGCGCTTTCCGTCCGGAGGCGTTCTACCCCGCCTATGGGCTCGCCGAAAGCACGGTGAGCGTCTCCATGGGCGGAGGCACCCAGCTCCAACTCGACACCGATCAGCTCCAACTCGGCCACGCAGTCCCCGCACCAGCCGGCAAGGGTCTGACCTACATCGGATCGGGGCGGATCACCAAACCCGGGGCACGAGTGCGCATTGTGGATCCGCGCACGCGTATTCCATGCTCCGACAGCGATATCGGTGAAATCTGGGTCGACTCTCCCACGAACGCACTCGGGTACTACAACCGGCCGGACGAAACGCGAGACAGCTTCCAGGCCACCACCGACGATCCGGCCGACGGACGACGGTACCTGCGCACGGGCGATCTGGGCTTCTTTCGCGACGGCCAGCTGTACGTCACCGCACGCTATAAGGATCTCATCATCATCCGCGGGCACAACATCTACCCTCAGGACATCGAAAACACCGCCGCGGCAGCGCATCCAGACGTGCGCACGGGCGGAGTTGCCGCGTTCGGCGTTCCCTCGCAGGGCGACGAAGAAGGTCTCGCACTCTTTCTCGAAGTATCCACGGAAATGCCGCGTGCCGGTGCGGCTGAAGATGTCGTGACCGCTGTCATGTCGGCGATTCAACGCGCGCACGGAATCCTCTGCCACGCGGCCGTAATCGGCGGTAAGGGGCTCGTGCACAAGACGACGAGCGGGAAGGTGCGGCGAAGCGCCTGCCGCCAGACCTATCTCGACCACGCACTGCCACCGAACTCGGTCGAAGTGACCACACGAGAGTTTGTCCCCGGCCCCAAGAATATTTGGAAATCTGCACTCAGTTGA